The Bacillota bacterium genomic sequence ACTGGCCACTCCTTTCCACCTATCATTGTTCTACCAGCAACAAACCCAAGAGTTCGGGTTAAGTCAAACCGGGATATTCCAATTGGCGCAGGGCCTCATAGACAACGATGGAAACGGAATTACTCAGGTTCAAGGAACGAGCTTCGGGAAGGTCCCGCATGGGAATGCGGATAGTACTCTCCCAATTGCCCTCAAGGACCTCTTCGGAAAGGCCCCGGGTTTCTGGACCAAAAACCACCACATCGCCATGGCGGTACTTAACTTCCGAATGAGCCCTCTTGCCCTTGGTGGTGGCATAGTAGAAATTGTGTCCCACCAGCTGCTGCCGCACTTCCTCTATACTGTCATGGATCCTCAGATCCAGCAGGTGCCAGTAATCTAGCCCAGCCCGTTTCATCCGTTTGTCATCGAGGAAAAAACCTAAAGGCCTAACTAGATGTAAGCTGCAACCGGTCAAGGCGCAGAGACGTGCCACATTTCCGGTGTTAGGGGGAATTTCAGGATTGACCATTACTACATGCAGAATCGGATCGACTACCTTGGAGTCGGAACTAGGACTTGTCATTTACTAGAATCCACCTTCCACGACAGCATTGCCGAGACATCCTGGGACTTCAGTTCGGTTCCACTGGCTACCAGAGGCCTAGGCGTAGATTAGTTTCCCCGATTCTCCAGGGAAATCCTCTTGTTTGTCCCATACTTTGCCATTTGCCACCACCCTAAAACCAGGAATCACCCCCTTGGTCCAGAAAAGCTGATCCACTACCTGAAAGGGTGTGAATTGAAGTGGCAATTCCCGTTGTAATTGGGATCGATAAACTGGCGGCTGACTATGCCAGCATATTGGAAAACCGCCGGGTGGGACTGATTACTAACCAGGCTGCAGTTAACGCTAAACTGATCAGTACCGTGGATATCCTGTATAATGCCATCGGGACCCAAATGACCACCCTTTTCGCCCCGGAGCATGGAGTTCGGGGGGTACTGCCCGCGGGCGCAGAAGTTGCCGATGAGGTGGACCCCCAGACTATACTACCGGTGTATAGTCTTTACGGCGAAAACAGAGAACCAACGGCCGCGATGCTGCAGAAGGTCGAAGTGCTCATCATCGACCTGCCGGACATTGGCTGCCGGTATTGGACCTATTTGTCCACACTGTTTTACGCCCTGCGGGCCGCTGGGCGCCATCAAATCCCCAGCATCGTTCTGGATCGACCCAATCCCATCACCGGCAGCCACGTTGCCGGGAATATCCTGGAAAAGGAATTTACCTCCTTCGTGGGTATTGCCCAAATACCCATTCGTTTTGGTATGACCATCGGTGAAATGGCCCGGCTGTTCAACGAGGTCTATGACTTGAAGGCCGATCTCACGGTGATTACCATGGACAACTGGCAGCGAACCCTGTGGTACGATGAAACGGGACTTTCCTGGGTGGCTCCCTCTCCCAATATGCCCAGCCTCACCACCCCACTGGTCTACCCTGGAACCTGCCTCATCGAAGGCACCAACCTGTCCGAGGGGCGAGGAACGACCCAACCCTTTGAGTTGGTGGGAGCACCCTGGCTCGATGGTTGGCAGCTGGCCCAACACCTAAATACACAGGAACTGCCGGGGGTGAGATTCCGACCGGCTTCCTTTATCCCCACCTACAGCAAACACAGCAACCAACTATGTCACGGGATTCAGGTTCATGTTATCCATCGGGAAGAGTTTCAACCGGTTCGGACGGGATTGCATATCTTAGCGGCAATAAAGGAAAGGAGTAAGGGACAATTTGCATGGCTTGAGCCCACCTCCGGCACTGACCGCCCCTTCATCGATCTCTTAGCGGGAACCGACACGTTGCGCCGTGACATCGATCGGGAACGACACCCCGACGAGATCTGGGAACAGTGGCAGGAGGAGCTGACCCCCTGGCTGGAGCTGCGACGGAAGTATTTGATCTATTGACGGATATCGGGAAATTTGGGAGAAATCCCCAGGCCCATGGCCGCTGGTCTAGAGCAGCTTTCCTAGCAAACACCCCTTCTGTTGCTATGTTGTGAAAACCCCGTAAATCCTTGGTTAAACCTTCTAGAAACCCGTTTCCTTTCCGGGCAAGGGGGAATAAAATCAATGTAGCCAGTTGATAAAAGCTAATTCCCTGGTAAAACTAGGAGGTATATAAATTGGGTGTATGGACTATTTTGAATCGACACGCGACCACTGACCTGTATTCGAAGAATATTCGGCGGCCTAACAAAGACGATTCCATCGAACAAAGAGTCGAACGGGTCAAGGACTCCATTGCGGAGCGCATGATTGGATACTTCTAATGCTGCAGTCTCAAAATAGTGAATAGGACCGTTCCCCTCTAACCCTGGGGAATGGTCCTTTTTCCTTTCCCGCCTTTGACATCTCCTTGGCCATCCTGCCGACACTTTTTCCCAGCGTTGTCTAAAAACTGCTATGGAAGCCTTGTTACAATCCCATTACACTTAGATCTAGATTAGTTGTTGGTTGATTCTGAAGTGAGCGGAACTATCGGAATTCTTTCTTTCTTAATGGTAACAGATTCAAAGTCAGCATGCAAAACACCGAACCCGCAAAAGATAGTGGTACCAGCTACTCACTATTTGTTGCGAGGAGGCATTTTGCATGAAACGCTCTTGGTTAATTCTCATCGCTGTGCTCATCGTGGCTTTGGGACTGGCCTACTTCACCGGAATGTTCGGTGGCCGGGAAGAGCCCGATGTCACTCCCGATGGTACCCACGAGACCCGTGATCAGGGCCGTGATCGCGGTACAGGACGTCTAGTTCGAGAAGAAACTCTGTACAAGGCCGGTCATCAATGGGGACCGCCTACGAGCTTTAACCCTTTTAGTACCGCCGCTGCTTGGCCAACGGGAAATGAGGAAATCCTCTATGAGACCCTCTTTGGCTACAACTTGGTTTCCGGTAAGATGGAGCCCATTCTCGGCAAGAGCATGGAATGGACCGATGATTCAACATTGACCGTTACCCTCCAACCAAACACCAAATGGCAAGACGGCAAGCCCTTGACGGCCGAGGACGTGGTCTACACCTTCGAACTTGGCAAGAAGTACTCCGTCACCTTCAGTCCTGTTTGGAACTACATGACTGAAGCCAAAGTGGTGGACGATCGGACCATCGAGCTGACCCTCAATCCCGACAATCCCCACAAGGCAATGCTGGAGGAGTATATGGGCACCATTCGGATCGTTCCAAAGCACATCTGGACAGAGGTTGAGGAAAAGGAAGGCGGAATTGTCCGGTTCGCTAACACCGAACCCGTTGGTTCCGGACCCTACAAACTCTCCTCCTACTCACAGCAACAGATTGTGATGGTACGGGACGATGATTACTGGGGCATTCCCATCTACGGAAAGCCGGCTCCCAAGTACGTCGTCCACCCTGTCTTCAAGAGTAACGACGCCGGAAACCTGGCCCTGGAGCGAGGCGAGGTAGACTGGTCGCAAAACTTCATCCCAGAGGTTTGGAAGATGTGGGAAGACAAGAAGCTTCCCATCGGGACTTGGTTTGACGAGGAACCATACCATCTGCCGGGTTCGATTCCAACCCTGTGGATCAATGTGAACAAGTACCCCTTAAGTCTTCCCGAGGTACGTCGGGCCCTGGCCTACTCCATTGACTATGCCCGCATCGCGGAGACCGCGGTCTCCCGTTACTCGACGCCGGCAAAGTCCAGTATCATCATTCCCGAAGGCGTTCCCGAATCCAAGTATTATAGCGAAGAGGACGTCGAGAAATACGGATGGGAGTACAATCCCGACAAAGCTAGGGAGATCTTAGAGCAGGAGCTGGGAGCAACCAAGGGCAGTGACGGGATCTACGTACTTCCCGATGGCACCCGCCTGGGACCCTTTAAGGCTGAATGTCCCTACGGGTGGACGGACTGGATGACCAGTCTCCAAGTTGTCGCCAGCAGTGCCCGGGCCGTTGGTATCGATGTAGTTACTGAGTTTCCGGAGCAACCGGTATGGGTTGACCACCGGGATTCTGGCAACTTCGACTTGCTGATGGACACGCCCGCAGGTGCTCAGTCCCCGGCCCAACCGTGGCTGCGGATTCGGGATAGTCTAGACAACCGAGGGGTTCCTGATGCCGGCAAGGGAACGGCCTACCGCAACTTCGGACGGTACAGCAACCCGAGAATCCATGAATTGCTGGACCAAGTTGTCGTCACCACCGATGAGAATGAGCTGAAGGAAATCTATCGTGAAATCAACCGGATCTATATGCAGGACGTCCCAACGATCCCGCTGCAGTATCGTCCCGTTGAGTTTCACGTCTTTAACGAGAAGTACTGGACTGGATTTCCCACTGCGGACAATCCCGTCGCTCCACCGCTTCACAACTTCGCCGGGGTGAGAGTGTACTTTAACGTGAAGCCGGCGAAGTAGAACTAATGCACATGGAAGCAGCTGGGGAAGCCTGTCTTCCCCAGCAAGCCAAATCCTTTAATATGGGTGTGAGAATATGCTAACAAGTGGATTCAGCAGATATCTTAGCAGGAAGATAGCCTGGTACGGGCTGGCTCTGATCATCGCCATCGCACTCAACTTCTTTCTCACCCGCCTGATTCCCGGCAACCCGGTGCAGTCTATGCTCAGCCAATTGACTCAAGGCGGCGGAGTATCTAGTGAGTCCTTGGAACGATTGTATCAGACTTATATGCGGGAGTTTGGATTGGACAAACCCTTGCATGTACAGTTCTTTGAATACCTTGGCAAGGTGTTTAGGGGAGACTTGGGCACATCTTTCATGCTTTATCCCGGTAAGGTGATGAACCTCATCGGCGAAGCTCTGCCCTGGACATTGGGAATCCAGATTCCCGCTATTTTGGTGGGATGGTTGGTGGGAAATATCCTTGGAGCCCTGGCTTCCTACAAGGGTGGAAAGTTTGACGGAACTATCTTTACAACGGCACTGGTCTTTTCCAACATTCCTTACTACGGTTTTGCTATCTTACTGGTCTATGTCTTTGCCGCCAATCTCGGCTGGTTCCCTTTGTCCGGCGGGTACAGTATGGGAATGTTCCCCGGATGGAATCTCGAGTTCTTTGTCGATGTCCTCCGGCACTGGACGCTACCCTTCCTCTCTATGATTCTGGTAGCCATCGGCGGACAAGCCATTGGAATGCGAGAAATGGCGGTTTACGAACTGACCTCTGATTATGTCAACTATTCTAAAGCACTTGGACTCAGGGACAAGAAGATTGTGAAGTACGTATTCCGCAATGCCATGCTGCCCCAGATTACTGGTCTGGCCTTATCCTTTGGTACTATGGTGGGTGGAGCTTTGGTTACGGAATCGGTCTTCTCCTATCCCGGCATGGGAAGTCTTCTGTTCTCGGCCATTAGGCAAAACGATTATCCGGTAATTCAAGGTGTAACCCTGATCATCACCTTGACGGTGCTGCTGGCTAACTTCCTAGTAGACATCGCTTACGGATTCATCGACCCCCGAGTCCGAGCATCGCAGTTAGGAGAGCGATAACATGGCGGAAATCCTTACCCTATCCTTTAAGTCGAGACGATTCGTTGTCGGTTTCGTGCTCTTTATCCTGGTGCTTGGATTCGCCTTTGTTGGTCCAATGATTCATGATCAGGACCCTACCCAGGCCGTTGGTGGACTTTATAACGCTCCATCGGTCAAGGCCCCCCTGGGAACTGACAACCTGGGACACGACGTTCTCAGTCAGTTGATGCACGGAACCAAAACATCACTTCTGGTCGGACTCATTGCCGGAATCGTCGCCATTGTCATCGGCGTGGCCGTCGGCTCCTTGGCAGGCTATCTTGGGGGAATTGCCGACGAAATCTTGATGGGTCTGACTAACGTCTTTATTACTATTCCCCCAATCGTATTTTTGATTCTGTTGTCGGTCTCGGTGACCAACCGTTCGGCCATTGGAATGGGAGTAATCATCGGGATGACCGGTTGGCCGTGGACAGCACGGGCTGTGCGGGCGCAAGCCTCCAGTCTGCGAACCAGAGGACACGTTGACCTGGCTAGAATCACCGGCATTAGCACGGTGGAGATGGTCATCAAGGAAATTCTCCCCTATATGTTCTCTTATATTTTCATGGCCTTCATTCTGCAGCTGACAGGCGCAATTGCCAACGAAGCTACCTTGAGTATGTTGGGTCTTGGTCCCAGCAACGTGGTCTCCCTAGGTATGATGCTCCACTGGGCATTGCTTTGGGAAGCCGTTCGAGTCGGAGCCTGGTGGGCCTTTGTTCCACCGGTAATCTTCTTGACAGTTATTTCCTTCTCACTAATGCTGATGAACTCCGGCATGGACGAGATCTTCAATCCTAGACTAAGGAAGTAGATAGCATGAAGAATAAATTGCTAACTGCTAGGGATATCAAGGCATACTACCGCCTCGTGGACGGTCAGGAGGTCAAGGCCGTTGACGGAGTATCCCTGGATTTATATGAGGACGAAGTTGTCGGTATCGCCGGAGAGTCTGGATGCGGCAAGAGCAGTTTCGCATCGGTGCTGGGTTTGACCTATAACCCACCCCTGTACGTTAACTCCGGTGAAATGTTGGTCCAAGGTAAAGATATCTTCAAAATGAACAAGGAAGAGCTCCGACGGGACATTCGCGGCCAGTATATCTCCGTGGTGCCCCAAGGAGCGATGAACGCCCTGAATCCAACACAGAAAATCGGCTCCTTCGTGATTGACGTTATTCGGGAACACTATCCCGAAAGGACGCCGGAAGAAGCTTTAAATCTGGCTCGGGAGCGGATGGAGGCCTTGGGGCTTCCCGCCCGGGTGCTGGACAGCTACCCCCACCAACTAAGTGGTGGAATGAAGCAGCGGACTATTATCGTCATCTCTACTTTGCTGAACCCGAAGGTACTCATCGCCGACGAACCAACCTCGGCTTTGGACGTCTCTTCTCAGAAGGTAGTTATTCGACTGATGCTGGAGCTGCTTCGGAAGAAGATCATTCGCAATATCGTATTCATTACCCACGAGCTGCCATTGCTGCGGCACTTCGCCGACAGGGTTGCCATCATGTATGCTGGACAAATGGCTGAGCTGGGGCCAATGGAAGATGTGATCTTCGATCCAATGCACCCCTACACCCAAGCCCTGATGGGCTCGATGCTCACTGCCGAGCCCGGCACTAAGAGCCGAGAAATTACGGGAATTCCCGGTGTTCCACCGGACCTGAAGAATCCGCCTAAGGGCTGTCGATTTGCCGATCGCTGCCCCTATGCAACGGAAAAATGCAGAACTGAACAACCACAACCTAGAAGGGTAGGTGATCGGACAGTATGGTGTCATTGCACGGAGCACATCAACTTGCCACAGACAGCAACAGAAAACAGGAAGTCATCCTAGAGGTCAAGAATTTGACCAAGGTCTTTGGCCTAGGCAAAAACGCTACCAAAGCCGTGAACGATGTCTCCTTCAGCGTTGGCAAAGGGGAAATTGTCTCCCTGTTAGGTGAAAGCGGCAGCGGCAAGACTACCATTGCCCGCATGCTCCTGAAGCTATCTCAACCCACTTCCGGGAGCATCGTCTTCAAGGGCCAAGATATTACCGGGATGAAGAAGTCCCGTCAGACCCGGGAGTACTGGACCCATGTCCAGGCGGTCTTTCAGGATCCCTTTTCATCCTTCAACAGTTTCTATTCTGTGCGCCGGTTCTTGACCAACTCCTTTCGCCTACTGCCCAACAGGCCAAGCCCAGAAGAACAGGAACAGCGGATTCAAGGGGCGATGCGAAACGTTGGCCTGAACGCCAATGAGCTGCTGAGCAAGCGTCCCCATGAACTCAGCGGGGGCCAGAGGCAGAGAATCATGATCGCCCGAATCTTTCTCATTAATCCCGAGGTCCTCATCGCCGATGAGCCCACCTCGATGATTGATGCCTCCAGTCGAGCGGGAATCCTGAAAATTCTCCTGGAGATGCGAGAGAAGTTGGGCATGACCATCATCTTTATTACCCACGACATCGGCCTGGCATACTACACCAGTGATCGACTCCTGGTAATGAGTCAGGGCAAGATCGTGGAGCAAGGCCCGGCAGACCGGATTATTGCTCATCCGCAGCATGATTACACCCAGAGACTCCTCCGGGATGTTCCGGTCCTAGAGAGAAAGTGGGATATTTAAGACTAAAGCCAGCCCCTCCATCCCAGTGGGATAGAGACGCTGGCTTTTTGTTATTGTCTGGCCTCATCAGGGGTGACCCGGCGCTGCCCGCTGGTGCGCAAAGGAGCGGTGAGAATCTCCGCGACTTCTTCCCCTGCTGCAGTCATTCGGCACAGCAGGCGCTGCCTCATAACCTCGGCCACCTCTTGGTGAGACTCCAAGCCGATGAGATTGGTTAATTCATAGGGGTCGGCCTGCAAATCATAGAGATAGGCTTCCTCATAGACCAGGGAAGCAGGGTCATCCCACCCGTTCTTGTCTGGAGCCACTACGCCGTACTTCCACCGGTGGGTTCTCACAGCCCTGCCCACCTGGGATTCGCTAATCTGGACATAGATCTCCTCTGGCCACGGGTCAGCTTCCTTCTTCGCCAAGGGAAGCAGGGAACGGCCATGCATGTGCTCCGGTATCGGGATTCCCGCTGCATCCAGCAGGGTCGCCGGGACATCCACTAGACTCACCAACTCCTGCACCTGTCCACCGCCGTTGAATCCCGGACCCTGGATGGCCAGCGGTATCCGAATGGACGCATCGTGCAGAGAACGCTTGTACTCCCCATTGCGGGTCTTGAAATGGTTGCCGTGGTCAGTGGTGTACACCACAACGGTATTCTCCAATAATCCCAGGCTCTTGAGGGCATCGAGGATACGACCTAGGGCCTCGTCAAGGCGTTTGACCATCCCGTAGTATCCACCAAGGTGTTGCGGGGCACTTCCCCCCAGGGCCTGCAAGTCCGGCGGAGTCCAGCGGCCCTGGTAGCGCTGGGCATAACCCTCGGGAGCCGGGTAATCGTCGCGATGGTTTTGGTGATGGGGCTCTAGGAAGGACAAGAAAAGGAAAAAGGGATCGCCGGTCTTGTGGGCATCGATGTAGCGAATTGCGGCATCGGCGAGGGCATCTACGCGGTATCCGGGAAGCTTGACCAACCGGTTGTCGTTGTCATAGAGGTTGGTGTCGTAGGCATCGGAGGTAAACTCCAGGGTATTGGCTGCCAGCCAGTAATCGTACCCTCCCCGCTCCTCCTTGGGGACGGGATCCCGGGAGGCCAAATGCCATTTTCCAATGTACCCGGTGTGATAACCCGCGGCCTTGAAGTAATGGGCCAAGGTGTTATGGTGAGCGGCTAAGGGAATTGCGTTGCGAAAACAGCCCGTGGCCGTGGCGTACAATCCCGTTTGGAGTGAGGCTCTGGCAGGACCACAGACCGGTTGGCAGGTAAAGGCATGGCAAAAGTGGGTTCCCCGGCGAGCCATGGCATCGAAATTCGGCGTCAAGTCCAAGGGATTGCCGTGAACACCGGTGGTGTCCCAGCGCTGCTGATCGGTGAAAAACACTAGGACATTAGGTCTATCACTCATGTTGTCGCCTCCTAATTACTTTGACTCTTCTAAGTTTTTCCATCAATGGAAATTAAGTCCTGCCTTCGGTTTAGCCCTATGGAGGAATTGGGTATCAAAACTTAGCTTCTTACTCTGCCACCCTGAGCCTGGGGTTGTCCGGAAATTCCCTTGAAAGGAAAGGTGCACGATGTACGATGTTGCCATCATTGGAGCCGGAGTCATGGGCTGTGCCATCGCCCGGGAACTGTCCCGCTACCAACTGCAAGTTCTCCTTCTGGAAAAAGACATCGACGTTGGGGTCGGAGCGACCAAGGCCAACAGCGGGATCGTCCACGGCGGATATACAGCGGCCCACGGTACCCTGAAAGGGGAGTTAGTCGTCAAGGGGAATCGCATGTACCGACAGCTGGAGGAGGAGCTCAACTTTGGCTTCCGGCAGACGGGGTCTCTGGTAGTCGCCTTTACCGATGAAGAAAGGGAGATTCTGGCCCAATTGCAGGCCAATGGCGAAAAAAACGGCGTCCAGGATCTGCGGATTTTACAGCGGGAGGAGGCGCTGGCCCGGGAACCGGCACTGAACCCTGCCATTGTCGCTGCCCTCTATTGTGGGGAAACGGGAATCACTTCCCCCTATGAGTTCTGTATCGCCCTTGCCGAAAACGCCGTAGCCAATGGCGTCACCCTAGCTTTGAATAACGAAGTGAAGCACATAGAGTCCAAGGCCCAGGGCTTTCAGCTCGTCACCGGTGCCGATACCTATCAGGCCCGGTATGTGATCAATGCAGCGGGCGTCTATGCCGACACCATCGCCGCTATGGTAGGAGCCCAAAACTTCACCATCCTGCCCCGCAAGGGCCAGTACTTACTCCTGTCCCGAGGCACCGGGTCCTTAGTCAACCACGTAGTCTTCCAAACCCCGGGACCACAGGGCAAAGGCGTCCTGGTGACCTCCACCTATTGGGGAAATCTGATGCTGGGGCCCAATGCCGAGGATGTCACCGATCGGGAGGATTTGGCAACGGAAACCACCGCCCTGCAGGATATCATTGCCACCGCCTGGCGCAGTGTTCCCCAGATAGATATTACCAAGGCCATTCGCTCCTTCTCAGGGATCCGTCCCAGCAGCGACCGAAGGGATTTCATCATCGAAGAGTCGCGGGTACCAAGGTTCATCAATGTGGCGGGCATCGATTCACCGGGGTTAACCTCAGCTCCTGCCATTGCTCAGCGGGTCTTACAGTTGCTTGAGGAATTAGGAGTAGTCCTGGAGCCTAAGGCTGACTTTAATCCTCGACGACGGCCCATCACCACCTTCAGCCCACTGCAGCCGATGTCAGAGATTGTTGCCGATGTCAATCGCCCACCGGGAGATCCCCTGCGGATCGTGTGCCGCTGTGAGCAAGTCAGGGAGCAAACCATCGTCGATGCCATCCACCGGGGGATACCCATTAACAGCACCGATGCCATCAAACGCCGCACCCGGGCGGGAATGGGCGCCTGCCAAGGGTCCTTTTGCACGTCACGGGTCAAGGAGATTATTGCCAGGGAAAGGGGACTGGCTCCCGAGGAGATTTTTCTGCGGGGACGACAGTCGGGAGACTTTCCCGCCAGGATTTCCAGCCGTGAGCTGCGCCAAATCGCGCAAGGTCTGCAAGCTCCCAGACAGGACTAGAAAGGGATATAAAGGAGGGGTTCTGGCCGCCAGAACCCCTTTTTTGCCTCTCATCTTACCTTTTTGCTGCATGGGATGCCGCTGGGCACCTGCCGCTGATATCCAGCAACGGTGAAGCGATACTCTCCCGAACCCGCTTCCACGACGAAGTAGGTATCGTTGCCCTCTTCAACCACCGGTAGGTTAACAGCACGAACCTCACGTCCATTGACCTGCATCTCAAGGGCTGTCCCCTCGCCACGGGGGACATAGATCTTCGCCTCGGTATTGACGGGAATGGACACCTGCAGCGACAAGGTACCCTTGCTCTTTGTCCAGTAGGAGGCAATGGTCCCCCGCAGGGTGTGCAGCGCAGCCCCGGCATAGTCGAGAGCCTGGGGAATACAGGGTTTGATCACAATGCCGTCCCACCCCGGCTGTCCCAAGGCGATTCCTGCCAAAGAGCGGTAGAACCAGACATCAACGGTACCGAACATGATGTGGTTGTGGGAATTCATCCCGGTACCGGTGAGTTTTTCCCACCGTTCCCAGACGGTGGTTGCCCCGGACTTGATCATGTACCCTAGGCTGGGATAGCTTTCCTGGGTCATCATCCGGTAAGCCACCTCTTTGAGGCCATAGCGGGTTAGAGTATCGAGGATAAACTTCGTCCCCACAATTCCAGTATCAAAGTGATAGTCATGATGCACCGTAATTTGCTCCACCAGATTATCCACCACGGCCTCTTCGGCGCCCTCGGGCACCAGCCCCAGTTGTAGACCAAGAACATTGGAGGTCTGATCGTTATTGCCATAGTACCCACCCTCGGCGTTGAAGTACTTCTTGTTAAAGGCCTGGCGAATCTCCTGGGCCTTTTCGGCGTACTTGGCTGCATCCTCTCCGTTACCTAGCACTTGGGCTATCTTGGACAGAGTGAGAACGTCGTGGTAGTAATAGAAGGCAGAAGTAATCTCTCTGGGAGTTTTCTTGGGGATGACACTGCCTGGTGGACACCAGTCGCCGTACTTATTGAAATCAACTAGACCATCGGTCCCTTCCCTGGCGATGAGCTGGTCTACGTACCGCCGCAGACCATCATAGTGGTACGCCAGGAGATCCACATCCTGGTAGTAGCGATACATCTCCCAAGCCAGAACCACATAGGCAGTACCCCAGGCGGGATCCGCGGGGTACAGGGGCCAATAGGGAGGAACTACATCGGAGACACTGCCGTCTTCCCGCTGAGCATCCTTGATGTCCTGGAGGTACTTGGTGAAGAAGGCGGCCATGTCGAAGTTGTAGATGGATTCCTCTGCCACCAGCTGGGCATCACCCATCCAACCCATGCGCTCATCCCGTTGAGGACAGTCGGTGGGTACGCTCATCAAGTTGGACAACTGCCCGTAGATCACATTGCGGTGAATATTGTTCAGGAGGGCGTTGGAGCAAATGAAGGTGCCGGTCTCCTCCACGGCAGTATGCAAGAAACACCCCTCCAGGGAATGCAGGTGGGGTACCGTGGCCAGCCCGGTCACTTCCACGTACCTAAACCCGTGGTAGGTAAAGCGGGGTTCCCACTCCTCCTGAGCTGCCCCCTTGAGAATATAAACGTCGGTGGCCGCCGCCTGTCGATTGATCCTCGGATCTAGTCTACCCTCGTCATCGAGCACCTCGGCATACCGCAGGGTTATCCTGGTACCCCGAGGTCCTTGCACCCGCAGTCGAACCCATCCGGTAAAGTTCTGGCCAAAATCGTAGATGTACACCCCTGGATCGGGGCTGCTGATGGATACTGGTTGAAATCTGCGGGTAATCTTAATCGGCGGCATCAACTGGGCCCGTAGTCTTCCCTTGGGGCCCTCCACCACCTGGGCCCAATCCCAATCCCCGGTGTCCAATCCCGGCTGATCCCAGCCCTCGATCTCCCGTCGAGCATCATAGACTTCACCTTCAAAGATACCGTTGACACCTAAGGGACCCCGCCGGGTCTGCCACCCCGCATCGGTGACAATCCTCTCTACCGAACCATCGTCATAGGTGAGGTGGAGCTCAGCCTTCACCCGGGGAGTAGCTTCATAGCCCCGAGGCGCATCCAGCCAATGAAAGCGAACATAGCGACCATTGCCCAACATCACCCCTACGGCGTTGGTTCCCGCCTGCAGGTAAGGAGTAATGTCATAGACCGAGTACAAAACCCGATGATCATAATCCGTTTGCCCCGGCTCCAGGACCCTGTCCCCCACCTTGGCGCCATTGAGCCTCAGTTCATAATAGCCTAGGCCGCTGATGTAGGCCCGAGCGGATTTCAACCCTTTGGTGACGGCAAACTCGGTGCGGAACAAACTTCCGGGATAAAGCTCATATCCCGCCTCACTAACCTCTGGCCGAGCCTCGAGATCTTCCCTGTGGGCAATCCACTGTCCCTGCCATTCATCCTCCGTCAGGAATGCCGTCTCGAAGGTGGCGATATCACTAAAGTCGCTGACTTGACCATCACTGTCCCACCATCGCACCCGCCAGAAGTACTCCTTGCAGGACTGCAGACTTTGACCAGCGTAGCGCACATTAATTGACTGTGAAGACTTGACTTGCCCGCTGTCCCAGACATTGCCCTGGGCCGCGACAGCTAGATCCCAATCATCGGCAACTATGATCTGGTAACTACTTTGAAACTGGTTTGGCTCTCCATGCTGGAGGGCCCAGGAAAATCTAGGGGACGTAACGTCAATCCCAAGGGGATTCTTCCCGTATTCACAGCGCAAGTTCACCGG encodes the following:
- a CDS encoding ABC transporter ATP-binding protein, with translation MKNKLLTARDIKAYYRLVDGQEVKAVDGVSLDLYEDEVVGIAGESGCGKSSFASVLGLTYNPPLYVNSGEMLVQGKDIFKMNKEELRRDIRGQYISVVPQGAMNALNPTQKIGSFVIDVIREHYPERTPEEALNLARERMEALGLPARVLDSYPHQLSGGMKQRTIIVISTLLNPKVLIADEPTSALDVSSQKVVIRLMLELLRKKIIRNIVFITHELPLLRHFADRVAIMYAGQMAELGPMEDVIFDPMHPYTQALMGSMLTAEPGTKSREITGIPGVPPDLKNPPKGCRFADRCPYATEKCRTEQPQPRRVGDRTVWCHCTEHINLPQTATENRKSS
- a CDS encoding ABC transporter ATP-binding protein — encoded protein: MVSLHGAHQLATDSNRKQEVILEVKNLTKVFGLGKNATKAVNDVSFSVGKGEIVSLLGESGSGKTTIARMLLKLSQPTSGSIVFKGQDITGMKKSRQTREYWTHVQAVFQDPFSSFNSFYSVRRFLTNSFRLLPNRPSPEEQEQRIQGAMRNVGLNANELLSKRPHELSGGQRQRIMIARIFLINPEVLIADEPTSMIDASSRAGILKILLEMREKLGMTIIFITHDIGLAYYTSDRLLVMSQGKIVEQGPADRIIAHPQHDYTQRLLRDVPVLERKWDI
- a CDS encoding sulfatase-like hydrolase/transferase produces the protein MSDRPNVLVFFTDQQRWDTTGVHGNPLDLTPNFDAMARRGTHFCHAFTCQPVCGPARASLQTGLYATATGCFRNAIPLAAHHNTLAHYFKAAGYHTGYIGKWHLASRDPVPKEERGGYDYWLAANTLEFTSDAYDTNLYDNDNRLVKLPGYRVDALADAAIRYIDAHKTGDPFFLFLSFLEPHHQNHRDDYPAPEGYAQRYQGRWTPPDLQALGGSAPQHLGGYYGMVKRLDEALGRILDALKSLGLLENTVVVYTTDHGNHFKTRNGEYKRSLHDASIRIPLAIQGPGFNGGGQVQELVSLVDVPATLLDAAGIPIPEHMHGRSLLPLAKKEADPWPEEIYVQISESQVGRAVRTHRWKYGVVAPDKNGWDDPASLVYEEAYLYDLQADPYELTNLIGLESHQEVAEVMRQRLLCRMTAAGEEVAEILTAPLRTSGQRRVTPDEARQ
- a CDS encoding NAD(P)/FAD-dependent oxidoreductase; amino-acid sequence: MYDVAIIGAGVMGCAIARELSRYQLQVLLLEKDIDVGVGATKANSGIVHGGYTAAHGTLKGELVVKGNRMYRQLEEELNFGFRQTGSLVVAFTDEEREILAQLQANGEKNGVQDLRILQREEALAREPALNPAIVAALYCGETGITSPYEFCIALAENAVANGVTLALNNEVKHIESKAQGFQLVTGADTYQARYVINAAGVYADTIAAMVGAQNFTILPRKGQYLLLSRGTGSLVNHVVFQTPGPQGKGVLVTSTYWGNLMLGPNAEDVTDREDLATETTALQDIIATAWRSVPQIDITKAIRSFSGIRPSSDRRDFIIEESRVPRFINVAGIDSPGLTSAPAIAQRVLQLLEELGVVLEPKADFNPRRRPITTFSPLQPMSEIVADVNRPPGDPLRIVCRCEQVREQTIVDAIHRGIPINSTDAIKRRTRAGMGACQGSFCTSRVKEIIARERGLAPEEIFLRGRQSGDFPARISSRELRQIAQGLQAPRQD